A window from Candidatus Nitrosotenuis uzonensis encodes these proteins:
- a CDS encoding M1 family metallopeptidase → MIDGISQVIYIKATNSPKRVHLKPVNYTLRFEPIFSNFTFLASEVLDAYVKKPTNTIRLDAAELLIKKCSVMYGENTINAKTKLDKKTESLTIHLPKKISGRVKILIEFSGILNDRLVGFYRSKYLDKSGKIKYLATTQFEAADARRAFPCVDEPEAKATFDITIIAEKHHTAISNMNLVSKRQMGSKIEYKFARTPIMSTYLLYLGVGEFEFLTSKQGKVQYRIVTTKGNSKKGRFALDLCKRLVASYEKYFGIKYPLPKLDLIAVPDFASGAMENWGAITFRETILLYDPKTSSTQTKQFIAEVVSHELAHQWFGNLVTMKWWNDLWLNESFATFMATKFVDRFYPKWKLWDQFLEDTMNTAMGLDALHSSHPIDVKVKLPSEIREIFDAISYDKGGCVLRMLEHYVGEDKFRQGLRAYLKKYSYQNAKGDDLWNEIGKAARMPVRAMVNSWIGQVGFPLVEVQTKNSTLILSQKRFVLEKKGKQNGLWYIPVSIKSGKKTITKLVTKRQEYLRFNANDIVVNSGRPGFYRVKYSQDLLYNLKSMIVAKEISHVDRWAAQNDLFALCVSGDEQSQTYLEFADAYENEDDYIAISNVASNLFSLYLRTIDEPFSYMIKNIAHEFFKKVFYRLGWDAKKNEPHTNALLRAQVIGALGRLDDEEIIDEANKRFVKYMKDSSSLNPDIQGTVFSIAAWNGDSRTYAKLLALYRKAKSQEEKMRFLSAMCSFKDPKLLLRTLKFSQTDEVRSQNMHLPVVQTAANYYGKNILWPWLKQNWKRIRVKVGAGSPLLNRIIASISAVATDKMEQEIRSFFRSNPTPGTERTLEQTLERIRINNAFLNRMRREYA, encoded by the coding sequence TTGATCGATGGGATTTCTCAGGTAATATACATAAAGGCAACAAATTCTCCAAAACGCGTGCATCTAAAACCTGTAAATTATACTCTGAGATTTGAGCCAATTTTTAGCAACTTTACATTCCTTGCAAGTGAGGTACTTGATGCGTACGTCAAAAAGCCGACAAACACGATACGCCTTGATGCGGCAGAGCTTTTGATAAAAAAATGCAGCGTGATGTATGGGGAAAATACAATAAACGCCAAGACAAAACTCGATAAAAAAACCGAATCGCTGACAATACACCTTCCAAAGAAGATAAGCGGCAGGGTTAAGATACTAATCGAGTTTTCCGGAATTCTCAACGACCGGCTGGTCGGATTCTACCGCAGCAAGTACTTGGACAAATCAGGCAAGATAAAGTATCTTGCTACCACCCAGTTTGAGGCAGCCGATGCGCGCAGAGCATTTCCATGCGTAGATGAGCCTGAAGCCAAAGCCACATTTGATATCACAATAATTGCAGAAAAGCATCATACTGCAATATCGAATATGAATCTGGTCTCAAAAAGGCAGATGGGCTCCAAAATCGAATACAAGTTTGCTCGCACGCCTATCATGTCTACATATCTTCTATACCTTGGAGTAGGCGAGTTTGAATTTCTGACATCAAAACAAGGCAAAGTACAATATCGAATAGTCACTACCAAGGGAAACAGCAAGAAAGGCAGATTCGCACTAGATTTGTGTAAAAGGCTCGTGGCGTCCTACGAGAAATACTTTGGAATAAAGTATCCACTACCAAAGCTTGATCTTATTGCAGTGCCTGATTTCGCATCTGGGGCCATGGAAAACTGGGGCGCAATAACATTCCGTGAGACAATACTGCTGTATGATCCCAAGACATCGTCGACACAGACAAAACAGTTCATTGCAGAAGTAGTCTCACACGAGCTTGCTCATCAGTGGTTTGGCAATTTGGTCACAATGAAGTGGTGGAATGACCTGTGGCTCAATGAATCGTTTGCAACATTTATGGCAACAAAGTTCGTTGACAGGTTCTATCCTAAGTGGAAGTTGTGGGACCAATTCCTTGAAGATACGATGAACACAGCTATGGGACTTGATGCATTACATTCATCACATCCTATAGATGTCAAGGTCAAGCTTCCATCAGAAATCAGAGAGATTTTTGATGCTATATCATATGATAAAGGAGGATGTGTCCTGCGAATGCTTGAGCATTATGTGGGAGAGGATAAATTCCGTCAGGGTCTGCGGGCATATTTAAAAAAATACTCTTACCAAAACGCAAAGGGCGATGACCTCTGGAACGAAATAGGAAAGGCTGCAAGAATGCCTGTCAGGGCAATGGTAAATTCCTGGATTGGGCAGGTCGGTTTCCCACTAGTTGAGGTACAAACCAAAAATTCAACATTAATTCTGAGCCAGAAAAGATTCGTACTTGAGAAAAAAGGTAAGCAGAATGGATTGTGGTACATACCAGTCTCAATTAAAAGCGGCAAAAAAACAATAACCAAACTTGTAACAAAGCGGCAGGAGTATCTCAGATTCAATGCGAATGACATTGTGGTAAATTCGGGACGCCCTGGATTTTACCGCGTAAAATACTCACAGGATCTTTTGTATAATCTAAAATCAATGATCGTGGCAAAAGAAATCTCTCATGTGGACAGATGGGCTGCCCAGAACGACCTATTTGCCCTGTGCGTTTCTGGCGATGAGCAATCACAGACATACCTGGAATTTGCGGATGCATACGAAAACGAGGATGATTACATTGCAATCTCAAACGTTGCGAGCAACCTATTTTCATTATATCTGAGAACAATTGATGAGCCTTTCTCATACATGATAAAAAACATCGCACACGAGTTCTTCAAAAAAGTGTTCTATCGGCTTGGTTGGGATGCAAAAAAGAACGAACCGCATACTAACGCCCTACTCAGAGCGCAGGTAATTGGGGCTCTGGGCAGACTGGATGATGAAGAGATAATCGATGAGGCAAACAAAAGATTTGTCAAGTACATGAAAGATTCATCATCACTTAATCCTGACATACAGGGTACGGTATTTTCAATTGCTGCATGGAATGGAGATTCACGAACTTATGCAAAGCTACTTGCACTTTATAGGAAGGCAAAATCGCAGGAGGAAAAAATGAGGTTTCTTTCTGCAATGTGTAGTTTCAAGGATCCAAAACTCTTACTCAGGACGCTTAAATTCTCCCAGACAGATGAGGTACGCTCTCAGAACATGCACCTGCCTGTAGTTCAGACGGCGGCAAACTATTATGGCAAAAACATACTCTGGCCCTGGCTGAAGCAGAACTGGAAGCGTATACGGGTCAAAGTTGGGGCAGGCAGCCCATTACTTAACAGGATAATTGCTAGTATTTCCGCAGTTGCTACAGACAAGATGGAGCAAGAAATAAGGTCATTTTTCAGGTCAAACCCAACTCCGGGAACAGAAAGGACGCTGGAGCAGACACTTGAACGTATTAGAATAAACAACGCATTCCTTAACAGGATGAGACGCGAGTACGCTTGA
- a CDS encoding acyl-CoA mutase large subunit family protein has product MAQTEKQKPKEILTDSNFPVNRVYHQSAKKRPKEEPGKYPFTRGIHADMYRERFWTMRQYSGFGDAKQTNERFKFMLEKGQTGLSMAFDLPTQIGHDPDAPQAEGEVGKVGVSIASLKDMLTAFDGIPLGKVSTSMTINSTASTLLAYYIAVGESQGFKSVDLRGTTQNDILKEYIARNTYIYPPQPSMRLIGDMIAYCAKHVPQWYPISISGYHMREAGSTATQEVAFTIANAIAYIETCLERGLKIDDFAPRLSFFFCCTIEFFEEIAKFRVARKVYAKILKERFHAKDPKSMQLKFHTQTSGESLTAQQPDNNIVRVAIQTMAAVLGGTQSLHTNSRDEALALPTAESAKIALRTQQIVAHESGITKTVDPMAGSYYLEYLCDEIEDGVWKYLKQIERMGGALKAIEKGFFQSEIRQNAYRLKKEVDSGERVLVGVNKFSDEAESKQELLRIDDSVGEKQRKAIKKLRAERDGKKVEHALSKLMSAAEKSDNLMPFILDSVKLYATTGEISNTFRQVFGEYRPKEVF; this is encoded by the coding sequence ATGGCACAAACAGAAAAACAGAAACCAAAAGAAATTCTCACAGATTCAAACTTTCCAGTAAATAGGGTATACCATCAATCTGCCAAAAAAAGACCAAAGGAGGAACCTGGCAAGTACCCGTTCACGCGGGGTATACATGCAGACATGTACCGGGAGAGATTCTGGACGATGCGACAGTATTCTGGATTTGGGGATGCAAAGCAGACAAACGAACGATTCAAGTTCATGCTGGAAAAGGGGCAGACAGGACTTTCAATGGCCTTTGATCTCCCAACCCAGATTGGTCATGACCCAGATGCACCTCAGGCAGAAGGCGAGGTTGGCAAAGTCGGCGTTTCAATAGCCTCACTTAAAGACATGCTTACTGCGTTTGACGGAATCCCGCTTGGTAAAGTGAGTACATCGATGACAATTAATTCTACAGCATCTACACTTTTGGCATACTATATCGCAGTTGGCGAATCACAGGGATTCAAAAGTGTGGATCTGAGGGGTACAACACAAAATGATATCCTCAAAGAATATATCGCAAGAAACACGTACATTTACCCACCGCAACCGTCAATGAGATTAATTGGCGATATGATTGCATACTGTGCAAAGCATGTCCCTCAATGGTATCCAATATCAATTTCAGGATATCATATGAGGGAGGCAGGCTCCACTGCAACACAAGAAGTAGCGTTTACCATAGCAAACGCAATCGCGTACATTGAGACCTGTCTTGAACGAGGACTGAAAATTGATGACTTTGCACCGCGACTCTCGTTTTTCTTTTGCTGCACGATCGAGTTTTTCGAGGAGATAGCCAAGTTTAGAGTTGCACGCAAAGTATACGCAAAAATTCTCAAGGAGAGATTCCATGCAAAAGACCCAAAATCAATGCAGCTAAAATTCCATACTCAGACCAGCGGCGAGTCGCTCACTGCCCAACAACCCGATAATAACATAGTACGAGTTGCAATCCAGACGATGGCAGCAGTGTTGGGCGGTACCCAATCACTTCACACCAACTCGAGAGACGAAGCACTTGCGTTGCCTACTGCCGAATCCGCAAAGATCGCGCTGAGAACACAGCAGATTGTGGCGCATGAGAGTGGAATCACAAAGACGGTGGATCCGATGGCAGGCTCTTACTACCTAGAGTATCTGTGTGATGAAATTGAGGATGGCGTATGGAAATATCTCAAGCAAATAGAAAGAATGGGAGGTGCGCTCAAGGCAATAGAGAAAGGGTTTTTCCAGTCTGAAATAAGACAGAATGCATATCGCCTCAAAAAAGAGGTTGATTCTGGCGAGCGTGTGCTAGTCGGCGTAAACAAATTCTCAGATGAGGCAGAATCAAAGCAGGAATTATTACGAATAGATGACTCTGTAGGGGAAAAGCAGCGAAAGGCAATAAAAAAGCTCAGGGCAGAGCGTGACGGAAAAAAGGTCGAGCACGCATTATCAAAATTAATGAGCGCAGCAGAAAAATCAGACAATTTGATGCCGTTTATCCTTGATTCGGTAAAACTGTATGCAACAACAGGTGAGATAAGCAATACGTTCCGTCAGGTATTCGGAGAGTACAGGCCAAAAGAGGTATTTTAG
- the glnA gene encoding type I glutamate--ammonia ligase produces MIHNDVLEKIAEQKISYLSFWFTDIFGELHSMSMPSYAIDKNAFSDGFEKLDASSIRGFSSVNKSDMILKPDPETFRILPPDYDQRRKNARMFCNIYQENTNESSRFSRDSRAVVEMAEKQTREFGITHTFWGPEVEFFVFDSISVYPSQYGATHSYGGSGYSIESAESPWTKNISTAIDIKEGYYPSQPKDTMSSLRKDICDDLYDYFGIKVEAEHHEVATSGQSEINLHYDRMLPTADAVTTTKNIVKVKSKRQNKVATFMSKPIYGDNASAMHMHQSLWNEDTNLVYEPNDSQANLSQMGRYYIGGLLDHASSICAISNPTTNSYKRLVPDFEAPVNVCWGIGNRSAAIRIPMYMNSHGKSKRIEYRVPDPTSNIYLLEAALLLAGLDGIRRKIDPGDPVEHNIYKLTPEQKRNYGIRSLPQSLKEALDSLGSDNKFLASAFSTDLLDAYCESKYKEHRIFSQTPTAWEVSMYADI; encoded by the coding sequence TTGATTCACAATGATGTACTTGAAAAAATCGCTGAACAAAAAATATCTTATTTAAGCTTCTGGTTTACAGACATCTTCGGGGAATTGCATAGCATGAGTATGCCATCATACGCAATAGACAAAAATGCATTTTCGGATGGATTTGAAAAACTTGATGCCAGCTCCATCCGCGGATTTAGTTCAGTAAACAAATCCGATATGATATTAAAGCCGGATCCTGAGACATTCCGGATTCTTCCTCCAGACTATGATCAGAGGCGCAAAAATGCAAGGATGTTCTGCAATATTTATCAGGAAAACACAAACGAATCATCAAGATTCAGCAGAGATTCTAGAGCTGTCGTAGAAATGGCGGAAAAACAGACCCGAGAATTCGGCATAACGCATACATTTTGGGGTCCAGAAGTAGAGTTTTTTGTATTTGATTCAATAAGTGTCTATCCGTCCCAATACGGGGCAACTCACTCTTACGGCGGCTCTGGGTACTCCATTGAATCGGCCGAATCTCCATGGACAAAAAACATTAGCACTGCTATCGACATAAAGGAGGGATACTACCCATCGCAACCAAAGGATACCATGAGCAGCCTCAGAAAGGATATCTGCGATGATCTGTACGATTATTTTGGGATCAAAGTAGAGGCGGAGCATCACGAGGTAGCAACCTCCGGTCAGAGTGAGATAAATTTGCATTACGATAGGATGCTGCCTACTGCAGATGCAGTAACCACCACAAAAAATATAGTCAAAGTGAAGTCAAAAAGACAAAACAAAGTAGCTACTTTCATGTCAAAGCCCATTTATGGTGACAACGCATCTGCCATGCACATGCACCAGAGCCTATGGAATGAAGATACGAATCTTGTATACGAACCAAACGATAGTCAGGCAAACCTATCGCAGATGGGCAGGTACTACATAGGTGGACTGCTTGATCACGCATCATCGATTTGCGCAATTTCCAATCCAACCACTAATTCCTACAAAAGACTCGTTCCAGATTTTGAGGCGCCTGTAAATGTGTGCTGGGGAATCGGCAATAGATCAGCTGCAATAAGAATACCGATGTACATGAACAGTCATGGCAAAAGCAAGAGAATTGAGTATAGAGTACCAGACCCAACATCGAACATATATCTGCTCGAAGCGGCATTGCTTCTTGCAGGTCTTGATGGTATTAGAAGAAAGATCGACCCAGGCGATCCAGTAGAGCACAATATCTACAAGCTAACTCCAGAGCAGAAACGAAATTATGGAATCAGATCATTGCCACAATCATTAAAAGAAGCACTTGACTCACTTGGCTCTGACAACAAGTTTCTAGCCTCTGCATTCTCAACAGATCTGCTTGATGCATATTGCGAATCAAAATACAAAGAACATCGAATATTCTCCCAGACTCCTACAGCCTGGGAAGTGTCAATGTATGCGGACATCTAA
- a CDS encoding winged helix-turn-helix transcriptional regulator — MDRAEQIIDLVNNNPGIRYSEIMRLTGLKNGVLSHHLSKIEQSGKILIERTPRVARIYPCGMQKEQTMIIKNLRNQTAAAILLKLLCGDASFKDLVTETKKSQGTVSLCLKSLCDDGLVERIFNNGNMMFHLIDSTLVGSLVEIQRPSFIENTANNISDIFSSI, encoded by the coding sequence ATGGACCGAGCAGAGCAAATAATTGATCTGGTTAACAACAATCCTGGAATTCGTTATTCTGAGATAATGAGATTAACGGGATTAAAAAACGGCGTTCTAAGCCACCATCTCTCAAAAATAGAACAGTCTGGCAAGATTCTCATAGAGCGTACACCACGCGTTGCAAGAATCTATCCTTGCGGAATGCAAAAAGAACAGACAATGATAATAAAGAATCTACGAAATCAGACCGCCGCTGCGATACTATTGAAGTTGCTTTGTGGTGATGCATCTTTCAAAGATCTTGTGACAGAAACAAAAAAATCACAAGGAACAGTTTCGCTTTGCCTCAAATCATTATGTGATGACGGACTAGTTGAGCGAATTTTTAACAATGGCAACATGATGTTTCATCTAATTGACAGCACACTTGTAGGCTCGCTGGTAGAAATACAAAGACCGTCATTTATCGAAAACACTGCAAACAACATATCTGATATTTTTAGCTCCATCTGA
- the meaB gene encoding methylmalonyl Co-A mutase-associated GTPase MeaB: MDLLSELKKGKRGAIAKAISIIENDEKKARQIVKKIFKSSGKSTVIGITGPAGAGKSSLINKTSIALKKLGYKAAVLAVDPTSHLTGGAILGDRVRMTESTDSGLYIRSIASRGATGAISRSIRNSIRVLEYAGFDPIIIESVGAGQTEVEISNIADITVVVFNPHTGDNIQTIKAGITEIGDIYVVNKADLDGASQLFESVKEFIGMTERNPIILKTSTIKNQGIVEFAKKLKDLMEKTKKSQKEREQKRLETELKDIVINNVKTRVDQLLESDKNYAKYLTRLQAKELDPFEAADKITASVIK; the protein is encoded by the coding sequence TTGGATCTTTTATCCGAATTAAAAAAAGGAAAACGCGGTGCAATTGCCAAGGCAATATCGATCATAGAAAATGATGAAAAAAAAGCCAGACAGATTGTAAAAAAAATTTTCAAGAGCTCTGGCAAGTCCACGGTAATAGGAATTACAGGGCCTGCAGGAGCTGGCAAAAGCTCACTGATAAACAAGACCTCAATTGCGCTCAAAAAGCTCGGTTACAAGGCAGCGGTTCTTGCGGTGGACCCGACAAGCCATCTCACAGGAGGAGCAATTCTTGGCGACCGTGTACGCATGACAGAGTCGACTGATTCTGGACTGTATATTAGGAGCATAGCGTCGCGAGGAGCTACTGGCGCAATATCGCGCTCAATTAGGAACAGCATCAGGGTGCTAGAGTATGCAGGATTTGATCCAATAATAATTGAGAGCGTTGGTGCGGGGCAGACTGAAGTAGAAATATCCAACATTGCAGATATCACGGTGGTTGTGTTCAATCCACATACTGGAGATAATATTCAGACAATAAAGGCTGGCATCACTGAGATCGGAGACATCTATGTTGTAAACAAGGCAGACCTTGACGGTGCATCCCAGCTGTTCGAATCAGTAAAAGAATTCATTGGTATGACTGAGAGAAATCCTATAATTCTAAAGACCTCGACTATAAAGAATCAGGGAATTGTTGAGTTTGCAAAAAAGCTTAAAGATCTGATGGAAAAAACGAAAAAATCTCAAAAAGAAAGGGAACAAAAAAGACTGGAAACCGAGCTAAAAGATATTGTTATAAATAATGTAAAGACAAGAGTCGATCAGCTCTTGGAATCTGATAAAAACTATGCAAAATATCTTACAAGACTACAGGCAAAAGAACTGGACCCATTTGAAGCGGCAGATAAAATAACAGCATCGGTCATAAAGTGA
- the ilvC gene encoding ketol-acid reductoisomerase, producing MAKTWKDNEISLDPIKNQTISVIGYGIQGDAQANNLKDSGLKVIVGLREGSPTWEKAKKDGHTVMSVAEATKQGDIIHVLIPDMIQAKVYREEIGPNLSKGKALSFSHAAAIHWGWIPAPQDVDIIMVAPKGPGSKVRETYLEGFGTPSIVAVYQDKTGTAWDRTLGLAKGIGSARAGLIQTTFKEEVETDWFGEQADLCGGCASMVVNSFETLVEAGYQPEIAYFEVLHELKLIVDMIQRYGINGMWRRVSETARYGGLTRGPMVMDKDVKAKMKKVLQMIQDGTFNEEWISEYQKNGKNAFDRYMKQLEQHQIEQVGKKMRQMMWPDSKE from the coding sequence ATGGCAAAGACATGGAAGGACAACGAAATCAGCCTTGATCCTATTAAGAACCAGACCATATCTGTAATTGGATATGGAATTCAGGGTGATGCCCAAGCAAATAACCTCAAAGATTCCGGCCTGAAGGTAATAGTTGGCCTAAGGGAGGGCAGCCCGACGTGGGAGAAAGCCAAAAAAGATGGCCACACAGTCATGTCTGTTGCCGAGGCGACAAAACAAGGCGATATAATACACGTACTGATTCCAGACATGATTCAGGCCAAGGTGTACAGGGAGGAAATAGGACCAAACCTCTCAAAAGGAAAGGCATTGTCATTTTCACATGCGGCAGCGATTCACTGGGGCTGGATTCCAGCACCGCAGGACGTTGATATCATCATGGTGGCACCAAAAGGACCAGGCTCCAAAGTAAGAGAGACATACCTTGAAGGATTTGGCACGCCATCAATAGTTGCAGTATATCAAGACAAAACAGGAACTGCATGGGACAGAACGCTCGGTCTTGCAAAGGGAATAGGCTCTGCTAGGGCAGGACTGATACAGACCACGTTCAAAGAAGAGGTTGAAACTGACTGGTTTGGCGAGCAGGCAGACCTTTGCGGCGGATGTGCGTCTATGGTGGTAAACTCTTTTGAAACACTAGTTGAGGCAGGATATCAACCGGAGATTGCATATTTTGAAGTCCTTCATGAGCTGAAGCTGATTGTTGATATGATACAACGTTACGGCATAAATGGCATGTGGAGGCGCGTTTCAGAGACTGCAAGATATGGAGGACTTACACGAGGGCCTATGGTGATGGACAAAGATGTAAAGGCCAAAATGAAAAAAGTACTTCAAATGATTCAAGACGGAACGTTCAATGAAGAATGGATATCCGAATACCAAAAGAACGGCAAGAACGCCTTTGACAGATACATGAAGCAGCTCGAGCAGCACCAAATTGAACAAGTCGGCAAGAAGATGCGTCAGATGATGTGGCCGGACTCTAAGGAATAG
- a CDS encoding cobalamin B12-binding domain-containing protein, with product MAQKLASRRVKILVAKLGLDGHDRGALVLCRAFRDAGMEVIYSGLFATPERVAQIAEDEDVDAVALSLLNGAHNTLFPRVVKELQKKGLRDVLVVGGGVIPEEDKKGLEKSGISKVFGPGSPLPAIIDHINSGVAKLRKI from the coding sequence ATGGCACAAAAGCTTGCATCAAGGCGCGTTAAGATTCTAGTTGCAAAACTCGGGCTGGATGGCCACGATAGGGGGGCACTCGTATTGTGCCGAGCTTTTAGAGATGCAGGAATGGAAGTAATTTATTCAGGGCTTTTTGCCACGCCAGAGCGCGTAGCTCAGATTGCCGAGGATGAAGACGTAGATGCTGTAGCACTGAGCCTTCTTAATGGCGCACATAACACGCTATTTCCAAGGGTCGTAAAAGAACTTCAGAAAAAAGGGCTCAGGGATGTATTAGTGGTAGGCGGCGGCGTCATACCCGAAGAGGACAAAAAAGGTCTTGAGAAATCAGGAATCTCCAAGGTTTTTGGGCCAGGATCGCCGCTTCCTGCAATTATAGACCACATCAATTCCGGCGTTGCAAAGCTGAGAAAAATTTAG
- a CDS encoding CBS domain-containing protein, which yields MLPRLDSIKQARTKIGVTQKQLAKMTGVSTSMINQIESGRSQPSYETAKRIFDSLATLEGRADPNKAGDICSKEIVKMRPTDSLHDAIHKMRKMSISQIPIFSGSEPVGIITEDGVVKHLADSDESSWKSIQLADVMEATPPIVDYQTPARALVPLVRYSKCILVVKSRKIIGIITASDTLKMLE from the coding sequence ATGCTTCCGCGTCTTGATAGTATAAAGCAGGCACGAACCAAGATTGGCGTTACGCAAAAACAGTTAGCAAAGATGACAGGCGTGAGTACATCAATGATAAACCAGATAGAATCAGGGCGAAGTCAGCCAAGCTATGAGACTGCAAAAAGAATCTTTGATAGCTTGGCAACACTCGAAGGAAGGGCTGACCCTAACAAAGCAGGCGATATCTGCAGTAAGGAGATAGTAAAGATGAGACCAACAGATTCTCTTCACGATGCAATTCACAAAATGCGAAAGATGTCAATTAGTCAGATCCCGATTTTTAGCGGTTCAGAACCAGTTGGCATAATTACCGAGGATGGTGTCGTAAAACACCTTGCAGACAGTGACGAGTCATCATGGAAAAGTATTCAGCTTGCTGATGTGATGGAGGCAACACCACCCATAGTTGACTATCAAACACCTGCTCGAGCATTGGTGCCACTTGTTCGGTATTCAAAATGCATCCTCGTAGTAAAATCGCGTAAAATAATTGGGATCATAACTGCATCAGATACGCTAAAGATGTTAGAATAG
- the mce gene encoding methylmalonyl-CoA epimerase produces MKIDHIAIAVNNVEEAAKKYQQALGIEKVIFETVETEGVRLAILKLENGRIELMEPTRDDSPIKKFLEKKGEGLHHMALATEDIEGEYKRMEGNGVQFLGKIRDGSEGTKITFIHPKSLSGVLAEICSHPK; encoded by the coding sequence ATGAAAATAGATCACATTGCAATAGCAGTAAACAATGTAGAGGAAGCAGCAAAAAAATACCAGCAGGCGCTCGGCATTGAGAAGGTGATATTTGAAACTGTGGAAACTGAAGGCGTCAGGCTGGCAATACTAAAGCTTGAAAACGGAAGAATTGAGCTTATGGAACCAACACGTGATGACAGTCCGATAAAAAAATTCCTTGAGAAAAAAGGAGAGGGATTACATCACATGGCGCTTGCCACAGAAGACATAGAAGGAGAATACAAAAGAATGGAAGGTAATGGAGTTCAATTTCTAGGAAAAATAAGAGATGGCTCTGAAGGAACAAAAATTACATTCATACATCCAAAATCTCTTAGTGGCGTACTTGCAGAGATATGCTCGCATCCAAAATAG
- a CDS encoding EF-Tu/IF-2/RF-3 family GTPase codes for MVKSVNFVVLGDQSIAAQFGKKGTVTDMTMYDKKESDVIRTYTIPNGFPEKIQPLLQTINLAEYVIFHITKLDKFVGEQIVALDSLKKKEGVLSHSYDVDENLLATMIKNTVLADYLKVEPEKIKETTDKLEQISQQGGSRVVIDHCFDVKGVGTVILGKVARGKIKQYDNLKLMPAGVDVLIKSIQMHDDPVEEAESPARVGLAVKGVNPDQVGRGDILCAPSDEQVSTELEIDFVKNPFYKGDITPNQMCLVNIGLQIKPAKFSSISPLKLTLDKPAVFNKGDICVVLKPESQTIRILGSGQIK; via the coding sequence TTGGTAAAATCGGTAAACTTTGTAGTCCTCGGGGATCAATCAATTGCAGCTCAGTTTGGAAAGAAGGGAACTGTCACGGACATGACAATGTATGACAAAAAAGAATCTGACGTGATAAGAACGTACACTATCCCAAACGGCTTTCCAGAAAAAATCCAGCCGCTTTTGCAAACAATAAACCTTGCCGAATATGTGATATTCCATATTACCAAGCTTGACAAGTTTGTAGGAGAACAGATTGTGGCCCTTGACAGCCTAAAAAAGAAAGAGGGGGTACTTTCCCATAGCTACGATGTGGACGAAAACCTGCTTGCCACAATGATAAAAAACACAGTTCTTGCAGATTATCTCAAAGTGGAGCCTGAGAAGATAAAGGAGACTACTGACAAACTGGAACAAATATCGCAGCAAGGTGGCAGCAGAGTCGTAATTGATCATTGTTTTGATGTAAAGGGAGTAGGCACTGTAATCCTAGGCAAAGTTGCAAGGGGCAAGATAAAACAATATGATAATCTAAAACTAATGCCAGCAGGAGTTGACGTTCTAATAAAGTCGATTCAAATGCACGATGATCCGGTTGAAGAGGCAGAATCACCTGCGCGCGTTGGCCTTGCAGTAAAGGGCGTAAATCCTGATCAGGTGGGACGTGGCGACATACTGTGTGCGCCATCAGATGAGCAGGTTAGCACCGAACTTGAAATCGACTTTGTAAAAAACCCCTTCTACAAAGGGGATATTACTCCAAATCAAATGTGCCTTGTGAATATAGGGCTGCAGATAAAACCTGCAAAGTTTTCCTCAATCTCACCGTTAAAACTAACTCTTGACAAGCCGGCCGTATTCAACAAAGGCGATATTTGTGTGGTGCTCAAGCCAGAATCACAAACCATAAGAATACTCGGTAGCGGCCAGATAAAATAA